The window TCCGATGGTGGATGTCAGTCAAGCTCGACCGACCGTGTAGGAAATGGTTTCCAATGGAGCGGTAACAGCAAACGATTTAAGGTGTCCGAAATTAAAGGTGACTGGCGCGAAGTGTTCGCAGAATCCGTGTGTGCCAAACTCGGGGATGGTTTTATATCATGAACAAAAACAAACAGCGTGGTTACATCGACGTTAGCGGTGCATTCAAATTCGTTGCCCTGTGCTGCATCGGTGGTGGCGTTGCAATCGGTTTCGTTCTGTTCGTTGCCATTCCGTGGGCGTGGCAATTCATCAAACCTTGGATTCATTCCACCACAGGATAAAACGTTATGAAATTCGGTGAAGCTCTAGATAAATTGATCGAAGGACGCGCCATGACCCGTACCGGTTGGAACGGTAAGGGAATGTCTGTGAAATTTGCAGTCGGTGGTGCGAACGTTTGCCCATATTTCATCATGTACAAAGCTGATGGTTTTATCCAGCCGGGTTGGGTTCCATCCATTGGTGATTTGCTCGCCGATGACTGGCAAGAATTCAAGGCGCAATCATGAGCGAAGGAACAGTTTTACTCGACGGCGATTTCGTAAAAGTAACGGCTGTTCCTGCTGAAAAATTCGACGTGTTCGTTGAAGAAATGAATCACGGTATGCGACAATGGACAGACCAAGCGGCACGCGGTGAATGCCCTTGGGTTTGTTCTGACTGCTGCTGTAGCGACGTGAAAGGAATGCCCGATGCGTGCTTCCACGGCAACGCATGGTGCACACGAATTATTCAACGCGACAAACGCGAAGCAATGAAAACCGGAAACGAACCGAGTTAAGGAGGTTGCATGTCTGCTGATAAAAATATGACGGGTGAACAGATACAGCAGATCATGGACATGTTTCTGTTCAAAGCCCTTGAACCGCTGATTCTCTACACAAATGTTTTTGATGCACAGGTTGAGTATTTACTACTGCTGATTGCCACCAACCGTAAACGAAAACTCAGTTCGCTAGACCGTGAGGTTGTGGTCGAAAAGCTGGCTGCGTTTTTGTCGGTGAGTGACCGTCACCAAAAGTTTGCACTCGTTCGTGACACCCGCATTGAACGTAGTTTTATACATCGTTTCATTCGTGCGTTCGTTAAGGACACAGAAGGCTACGTGAAAGATTACAATCTGTTCATGTCGAATCCTACACGTGCGCAGCAAGTGAAGTTCGATAAATACGCCGCAGAAATTGGACGGTGTAGCCGCCACGAAATGTACAAAGCTGTGCAAATCTCGGCGCCATACCTGAAGAAATTTTATGAGTACCGGAACGCTGTAATCGGACACTACATAAAAAATAACAACAAGCTCGCCAAAGCACACACCACCAACCCCGGCAGCAATTCAAGCTATCGCGATTTGGTGCAGTCAATACACCGCAGTGTAATTACCGCGCTGGATAAATACGACAGTCGCAAAGGCGCGCTTACTTCGTATATCGGAACGTGGGCAAAGAATGCTACGACGACAACGAAAGAACACGAATACGGAATTGCATACACTGTGCCGCAAACGCAG of the Patescibacteria group bacterium genome contains:
- a CDS encoding DUF2829 domain-containing protein yields the protein MKFGEALDKLIEGRAMTRTGWNGKGMSVKFAVGGANVCPYFIMYKADGFIQPGWVPSIGDLLADDWQEFKAQS